In Eupeodes corollae chromosome 3, idEupCoro1.1, whole genome shotgun sequence, a single genomic region encodes these proteins:
- the LOC129950104 gene encoding transmembrane protein 87A translates to MPKWKIIEFIVILSLLSFVNGKSEQGKSDTVLTPQSNIVKVEKTLFAGSKIFLQITCDSNDPDAEVTIFWTLTEHLCLLDEFNSAEQRQYQLALQNETMQIKSDPTTQPCQSGGHIILPEFRFTSDASSSSSIGSAVAPQPDKTTVATVKKNKQQQQIGAKADNPVFTITKDGIYEFVLTIEPVKNVDFAAPVHIELPGPQGYLSAIEWPLLPFYGTMCLVYVIFGIGWLIVSFMQWRDLVRVQFWIGAVILLGMLEKAVFYAEYQSVNSTGISVQGAELTAEIVSCAKRTLARMLVIIMSIGFGIVKPRLGPMLHLVVSTGVLYFILACVESYLRVMRTKNDQRNELVVASIPLAVLDSGICWWIFTSLVQTTRTLRLRRNKVKLSVYRHFTNTLIFAVIASVIFMLYSIRMRRSENCSPGWREIWVDFAFWHVLFSVLLLVIMILWRPTNNNQRYAFTPLLDNPEDEDDDEEEDQFVANVYGVKIRPGLSNGTKPQISKATTTEEDDLRWVEENIPSSMSEPALPVLDSDEELVNTKFEVSKMQ, encoded by the exons ATGCCCAAGTGGAAAATTATCGAATTTATTGTGATTTTATCGCTTTTATCTTTTGTTAATGGCAAATCCGAACAAGGAAAATCCGATACTGTCCTAACACCT CAATCCAATATTGTCAAAGTCGAGAAGACACTTTTCGCCGGTTCGAAGATCTTCTTACAAA TTACTTGTGATTCTAATGATCCCGATGCTGAAGTAACAATTTTTTGGACCCTGACGGAGCATCTGTGTTTGCTTGATGAATTTAATTCT GCTGAGCAAAGGCAATACCAGTTGGCTTTGCAAAATGAAACGATGCAAATTAAGTCTGACCCAACGACGCAACCTTGCCAATCGGGGGGACATATTATTTTGCCAGAGTTTCGTTTTACTTCGgatgcatcatcatcatcatcgatagGCAGTGCTGTGGCACCGCAACCAGACAAAACTACAGTCGCTACggtgaagaaaaacaaacaacaacagcagaTTGGAGCG AAAGCTGACAATCCTGTGTTTACAATAACGAAAGATGGCATCTATGAATTTGTGCTCACAATTGAACCGGTTAAAAATGTCGACTTTGCCGCCCCAGTACATATTGAGCTTCCAGGTCCACAAGGCTATTTATCTGCTATTGAATGGCCTCTTCTAcca TTTTATGGAACAATGTGTCTAGTTTATGTTATCTTTGGCATTGGTTGGCTTATTGTGTCATTTATGCAATGGCGTGATTTGGTTCGTGTTCAATTTTGGATTGGTGCTGTTATATTATTGGGAATGTTGGAAAAGGCGGTATTCTATGCTGAATATCAATCTGTAAATTCGACAGGTATTTCAGTACAAGGCGCCGAATTGACAGCTGAAATTGTATCATGTGCAAAGAGAACACTAGCCAGGATGTTGGTTATAATTATGTCGATAGGTTTTGGAATTGTTAA ACCTAGATTGGGACCAATGTTACATCTTGTTGTAAGCACTGGAGTTCTGTATTTCATTTTGGCTTGTGTTGAAAGTTATCTCCGAGTTATGCGCACAAAGAACGATCAAAGAAACGAACTTGTTGTTGCTAGCATACCACTTGCGGTATTGGATTCAGGAATTTGCTGGTGGATCTTTACATCTCTTGTACAAACAACAAGAACGTTGCGATTAAGAAG GAACAAAGTCAAGTTGTCGGTGTATAGACATTTTACCAACACTCTCATCTTTGCCGTGATAGCATCTGTGATCTTTATGTTGTATTCCATTCGAATGCGCAGATCAGAAAATTGTTCTCCT GGATGGCGTGAAATTTGGGTAGATTTTGCCTTTTGGCATGTTCTCTTTTCAGTGCTTCTTCTTGTGATTATGATTTTGTGGAGACCCACAAATAATAATCAAAGATATGCATTCACTCCACTTTTGGATAATCCagaagatgaagatgatgatg AAGAAGAAGATCAATTCGTAGCGAATGTCTATGGCGTCAAAATACGACCTGGTTTGAGCAATGGAACTAAGCCACAAAtttcaaaagcaacaacaaccgAAGAAGATGATTTACGATGGGTAGAAGAAAATATACCCTCATCAATGTCCGAACCTGCGCTGCCTGTTCTTGATTCAGATGAAGAACTTGTTAATACCAAATTTGAAGTATCGAAAATGCAATAG